Proteins found in one Actinomycetota bacterium genomic segment:
- a CDS encoding NADH-quinone oxidoreductase subunit I translates to MSIDEDDARTSPEVRGTGLGLVKGLGVTLKHALRPSITQQYPEEKPDLPPRTRGVIALKEANCTVCWKCSRECPDWCIYIETHKETHDPASGGKARSVKVLDRFAIDYALCMYCGICVEVCPFDALFWSPEFEYSEYDIVELVHEKEKLEEWTYTVLPPPELEEGAEPAQEVASPSTAAASPTAPTPAAVAEPPAPSGAAPTTDQPAGVAAAAPAAPAPPAEQPTPHEQTPAAAAPTPAPAAAAHVEVQPDAETYERVLAEQLAQGKDRRVADGLAKRAGIIEARKKAGGG, encoded by the coding sequence ATGTCGATCGACGAAGACGACGCCCGAACGTCGCCTGAGGTTCGCGGAACCGGCCTCGGCCTGGTCAAGGGCCTGGGCGTCACGCTCAAGCACGCGCTCCGGCCTTCGATCACGCAACAGTACCCGGAGGAAAAGCCCGACCTTCCTCCTCGCACGCGCGGGGTGATCGCGCTCAAGGAAGCGAACTGCACCGTTTGCTGGAAGTGCTCACGGGAGTGCCCCGACTGGTGCATCTACATCGAGACCCACAAGGAGACGCACGATCCGGCGTCGGGCGGCAAGGCGCGGTCGGTCAAGGTGCTCGACCGGTTCGCGATCGACTACGCGCTGTGCATGTACTGCGGGATCTGCGTCGAGGTGTGCCCGTTCGACGCGCTGTTCTGGAGCCCGGAGTTCGAGTACTCCGAGTACGACATCGTCGAGCTGGTCCACGAGAAGGAGAAGCTCGAGGAGTGGACGTACACGGTCCTGCCGCCGCCCGAGCTCGAGGAGGGCGCCGAGCCCGCTCAAGAGGTTGCCTCGCCGTCCACCGCGGCCGCATCACCGACCGCTCCCACCCCCGCGGCCGTTGCCGAGCCTCCGGCACCATCGGGCGCGGCCCCGACCACGGACCAACCGGCCGGCGTTGCCGCGGCCGCCCCGGCCGCTCCCGCTCCGCCGGCCGAGCAGCCGACGCCCCACGAGCAGACGCCGGCCGCCGCGGCTCCGACGCCCGCCCCGGCTGCCGCCGCGCACGTCGAGGTCCAGCCTGACGCCGAGACGTATGAGCGCGTGCTCGCCGAGCAGCTCGCGCAGGGCAAGGACCGCCGCGTTGCTGACGGACTGGCCAAGCGCGCGGGGATCATCGAGGCTCGCAAGAAGGCCGGAGGGGGCTAG
- a CDS encoding NADH-quinone oxidoreductase subunit J, which produces MTAHEYAFILLALIGTVAALRVVTARNVVHAALYLVVTLASAGGAYLLLAAEFVAWVQILIYVGAIVILFLFGLMLTKAPIGREALDNQRRGAAIVVALAILAGLIFLIQDAFSWDGPKIQPRTGGAAAVGESIFSRYVLPFEVVSFLLLGALIGAIVLSRRDDST; this is translated from the coding sequence ATGACGGCCCATGAGTACGCGTTCATCCTGCTCGCCCTCATCGGGACGGTCGCCGCTCTCCGTGTCGTGACGGCGCGGAACGTCGTGCACGCGGCGCTGTACCTCGTCGTGACGCTCGCGAGCGCCGGTGGCGCGTACCTCCTCCTGGCCGCCGAGTTCGTCGCCTGGGTACAGATCCTGATCTACGTCGGCGCGATCGTGATCCTGTTCCTGTTCGGCCTGATGCTGACCAAGGCACCGATCGGCCGAGAGGCCCTCGACAATCAACGTCGTGGAGCCGCGATCGTGGTCGCCCTGGCGATCCTGGCCGGCTTGATCTTCCTGATCCAGGACGCGTTCTCGTGGGACGGCCCGAAGATCCAACCCCGAACCGGGGGAGCGGCTGCCGTCGGCGAATCGATCTTCAGCCGCTACGTCTTGCCGTTCGAGGTCGTGTCGTTCCTCCTGCTCGGCGCGCTGATCGGCGCGATCGTGCTGTCGCGCAGGGACGACTCGACGTGA
- the nuoK gene encoding NADH-quinone oxidoreductase subunit NuoK yields the protein MIRLPIVLLFSAALFSIGVYGVLARRNGVLVLMSIELMLNAVNINLVAFSQALGSLAGQVFALFVIAVAAAEVGIGLAIVILIYRNRETINIDEVNLLKW from the coding sequence GTGATCAGGCTCCCCATCGTCCTGCTCTTCTCGGCGGCCCTGTTCTCGATCGGCGTCTACGGCGTGCTTGCCAGGCGGAACGGGGTCCTCGTGCTGATGTCGATCGAGCTGATGCTGAACGCAGTGAACATCAACCTGGTGGCGTTCAGTCAGGCGCTGGGCTCGCTCGCGGGGCAGGTGTTCGCCTTGTTCGTGATCGCCGTTGCGGCGGCGGAGGTGGGCATCGGCCTGGCGATCGTGATCCTGATCTACCGCAACCGGGAGACGATCAACATCGACGAGGTGAACCTCCTCAAGTGGTAG